In Capsicum annuum cultivar UCD-10X-F1 chromosome 8, UCD10Xv1.1, whole genome shotgun sequence, the genomic window CTGGCAATATTGTTAATTGGAGTTCTTGGAGGCCTTTTCGGAAGCCTTTATAATTATCTCGTGGACAAGGTACTCCGGACTTACAGCATCATTAATGAGTAAGTCTCTTGGATCTGCTGGTATAATATGTTAAGTTACCTCAGGTCCTTAACTCCTGTTACTAGTTATTACTAAGCAACTTATCAGTGTGCATGTCCTAACCTTACGAAATTAACTGCAATTTCAAGAAGTACGCGAAGTTCTCCTGAAGCACGtcgtcttctttttttttaatgctGCCTTTTCCCCTTTTGTGTCTTTCTTGTTAAGACGGGATTGGAGTAGATAACTGCTACTGTTAAATAATGTTGGGTTATGGTGGGTACAGGCGGATCCAAGATTTCAACTTTATGAGTTTGAGTTTGGCATTCTACCACGGTCCATTTGATATAATGAGTTCCAAATCTGTTTTTATACTATAATTTAGTCTATATTTTAGTACATACAGGGTCTGAGTCAAAGCTACTGGGTAGGTACAACTCCATAGCAAATGCACTAGGTCTGTTTGGGTGGGTAAAAACATAACTTGTCAGGACAAATAATCAAACCTCACGTACATTAGTTTTAAAAAGCTAACTTTAAATTCGTTCCCTATTTTCTGTCAAAATCTACTTCTTAATGTTCTTCCTTTCCCAAGTTAGTTGATGCTTGTCAAAGATATCCttcatttatgttattttatatatggTATCACTTTTACCACTGGTATTATCTACTTTAGTTCTACCATCTGAATCTTTCATTTTCCAATACGGAATGTAAGAACTTGAATATTCTTTGTGCTTGAGCTTTGGCTGCTGCATTTGATTTTTCCACTTGGCTGATATTTTGTAATGGATTGCAGGAGAGGTCCTGCATTCAAAATCATGCTTGTAATGACCATTTCAATTCTGAGTTCTCTTTGCTCGTACGGTCTTCCATGGTTTGCAAGTTGCACACCATGCCCTGTAGGCTTGGAGGAAAAATGCCCTACTGTTGGTCGCTCTGGAAACTATAAGAATTTCCAGTGTCCATCAGGGCATTACAATGATCTGGCCTCCCTGTTTATGAATACCAATGATGATGCCATCCGCAATTTGCTTAGTGCAGAAAATTCAAACGAATTCCACCTTTCTACACTTTTTGTCTTCTTCGCTGGGGTATATTGCCTTGGTGTTATTACCTATGGAATTGCTATTCCCTCTGGGCTATTCATTCCTGTCATACTTGCTGGAGCTTCATATGGACGTCTTGTTGGGACTGTCTTGGGTTCAGTCTCTAATCTTAATAATGGCCTATTTGCTCTCCTTGGGGCTGCCTCCTTCCTTGGTGGCACTATGAGGATGACAGTCTCACTCTGTGTCATACTGCTTGAGCTCACCAATAATCTGCTAATGCTTCCGTTGGTGATGCTTGTTCTCCTTATATCAAAAACTGTGGCCGATAGTTTTAACAAGGGTGTCTACGACCAGATTGTACAAATGAAAGGCTTGCCTTACTTGGAAGCACATGCCGAGCCATACATGAGGCAATTGGTTGCAGGAGACGTCTGTTCTGGGCCTTTAGTAACATTTTCAGGTGTTGAGAAGGTAGGAAACATAGTACACGCGTTGAAGTTTACTGGACACAATGGGTTTCCCGTGGTTGATGCGCCGCCATTCTCAGACGCGACAGAGTTCTGTGGACTTGTTCTAAGGTCACATTTACTTGTTTTGCTTAATGGGAAGAAATTCACAAGACTAAGTGTACTGAGCGGCTCCagtattttgaaaagttttcatgCATTTGATTTCGCGAAGCCAGGATCAGGGAAGGGGCTTAAGTTGGAGGATTTGTCCTTCTCCGCTGAGGAGATGGAAATGTATGTTGATCTTCATCCTATCACAAATACATCTCCATACACAGTAGTGGAAACCATGTCTCTTGCCAAAGCTGCCATCCTTTTCCGACAACTCGGTCTCAGACACTTGTGTGTCGTCCCAAAGACTACGGGGGTAAGTTTATCTTCTCCCTCCACATTAAGTACACCTATTTGTCGAATAAATAAGACAAGTTACTGATACAACTGGTTAAAATACACACACACTTCAAAACTTCTTTACCCTGTCAACGTATATATGTTAAATCTTGGATGTTTGTTTCTTCATTCAACTCTACAATACTATCGGACACTACCTTTCTACCTCACAAGGTAGGACGGGTAAGGTTTACGCATACTCTACCCTCCCCCGACtctatttgttgttgttgtagtactAGTTCTCATGATTTGTTTCTTTTAAATTTGCAGAGGAATCCAATTGTTGGAATCTTGACAAGACATGACTTCATGCCAGAGCATATTAAGGGACTGTATCCAAATTTAGTTCATCACAAGTAAACAGG contains:
- the LOC107839836 gene encoding chloride channel protein CLC-c codes for the protein MMENQGDIESEGGGVGVMIMEDGKDLERNISESGLREPLLISSKSRVNNTSQLAIIGANVCPIESLDYDIVENDLFKQDWRSRKKVQIFQYIFLKWALVLLIGLSTGLVGFFLNIAVENIAGFKLLLTSDLMLQDKYFCAFSVFAGCNLLLATCAASLCAFIAPAAAGSGIPEVKAYLNGVDAHSILAPSTLFVKIIGSALGVSAGFVVGKEGPMVHTGACIANLLGQGGSRKYHMTWKWLKYFKNDRDRRDLITCGAAAGVAAAFRAPVGGVLFALEEVASWWRSALLWRTFFTTAVVAMVLRSCIQFCRSGKCGLFGQGGLIMFDVNSGAPNYNTVDILAILLIGVLGGLFGSLYNYLVDKVLRTYSIINERGPAFKIMLVMTISILSSLCSYGLPWFASCTPCPVGLEEKCPTVGRSGNYKNFQCPSGHYNDLASLFMNTNDDAIRNLLSAENSNEFHLSTLFVFFAGVYCLGVITYGIAIPSGLFIPVILAGASYGRLVGTVLGSVSNLNNGLFALLGAASFLGGTMRMTVSLCVILLELTNNLLMLPLVMLVLLISKTVADSFNKGVYDQIVQMKGLPYLEAHAEPYMRQLVAGDVCSGPLVTFSGVEKVGNIVHALKFTGHNGFPVVDAPPFSDATEFCGLVLRSHLLVLLNGKKFTRLSVLSGSSILKSFHAFDFAKPGSGKGLKLEDLSFSAEEMEMYVDLHPITNTSPYTVVETMSLAKAAILFRQLGLRHLCVVPKTTGRNPIVGILTRHDFMPEHIKGLYPNLVHHK